Proteins encoded in a region of the Zea mays cultivar B73 chromosome 4, Zm-B73-REFERENCE-NAM-5.0, whole genome shotgun sequence genome:
- the LOC100277986 gene encoding uncharacterized protein LOC100277986, which translates to MAVTSAAARRFLALAPARGPRAFWSASCPPDPDAPSASSTSTDNNSRRKKKEPSGSAHHRLAAVMDAVNERKLPPELSGRGNAVRSETDIVNVVEQRIWHSMEEGHFENLPGKGKPLNLTSNPHADPAEDTLYRILSKNGCAPEWVELNKEIRGMILSWRSALRKAWANRSEDDDSNWSDDSRALQERIRQINDKVFRYNLIVPFGRQLFGLNWDKELDKLKEE; encoded by the exons ATGGCGGTGACGAGCGCCGCAGCCCGCCGCTTCCTCGCGCTCGCGCCCGCCCGGGGACCCCGCGCCTTCTGGTCGGCCTCGTGTCCACCCGACCCCGACGCACCTTCCGCCTCGTCGACGTCTACCGACAACAACAGCAGGAGGAAGAAGAAGGAGCCGTCCGGGTCCGCCCACCACCGCCTCGCCGCCGTCATGGACGCCGTCAACGAGCGCAAGCTCCCACCCGAGCTCAGTGGGCGCGGCAACGCAGTAAG GTCTGAAACTGACATTGTAAATGTCGTTGAACAAAGAATATGGCATTCAATGGAGGAAGGGCACTTTGAAAATCTACCAGGGAAGGGCAAACCCTTAAACCTCACTTCAAATCCTCATGCCGATCCTGCCGAAGACACCCTTTACAGGATACTTTCAAAGAATGGTTGTGCACCTGAATGGGTTGAACTGAATAAGGAAATTCGTGGCATGATCTTGAGCTGGAGGTCGGCATTAAGGAAAGCATGGGCAAACCGCTCTGAAGATGATGATTCTAACTGGAGTGATGACAGCAGGGCTCTCCAGGAGCGAATTCGCCAGATAAATGATAAG GTTTTCCGGTACAACCTGATAGTACCCTTTGGGCGTCAGTTGTTTGGTCTGAACTGGGACAAGGAGCTGGACAAGTTGAAGGAAGAATAA
- the LOC100277478 gene encoding polcalcin Phl p 7: MAATADMERIFKRFDTNGDGKISLSELTEALRTLGSTSADEVQRMMAEIDTDGDGCIDFNEFITFSNANPGLMKDVAKVF; this comes from the coding sequence ATGGCGGCAACGGCGGACATGGAGCGGATCTTCAAGCGGTTCGACACCAACGGGGACGGCAAGATCTCGCTGTCGGAGCTGACGGAGGCTCTGCGGACTCTGGGGTCCACCTCCGCCGACGAGGTGCAGCGCATGATGGCCGAGATCGACACCGACGGCGACGGCTGCATCGACTTCAACGAGTTCATCACCTTCAGTAACGCCAACCCGGGGCTCATGAAGGACGTCGCAAAGGTCTTCTGA